The genomic region ccagcaAGTAATCAACAACTCTATTCCAAGTTTGCATACAATTGGTTAAATGTCTTGGagttattataaaacttactggtttatatatttacgattgacctacttacctgtctccccacaacctaaaccattctaccgtgtctagtatgccctggtaatcttttaacactgtacaccctcactgaccctagtGACCTCCTTCATTTTTCAATCCGAAAACACTATGAGACACAAACCAAGTAACTATATTTGCCCCCAAACGTTGAACAACCAAAAAATGTGTGCCCAAAATATTGGGCCCCACTCAACCTATAAACACAGAACAACAAGCTGGATGGTTTGTGGAAAATGGTGGTATGAATGTTTTGGTATGAATTTTTATGTATTACTTCTGAGGAGCTGCCCAAATCATCTCTGAGCTAGAGTAGGTAATCTTTGTATTACTCTGGTTGATCAAACTATGTTGTACAAAGGCTCATATCACATAAACATGTTATAGGATTGCAACCTAGACTGATAGCGATTGTTTATAATTAATCTATTATATAGTTGTACCTAGAGACTTGAGAAACCAACTAGAACCATTACCTCCTCATCATATGTCTCATTATTGGCCACAGGGAAAGCAGTCTCACCACCTTCCTCAACATCATTCAGGTACACCATGATGGTTGCATACCTGTAAAAGAAACAATAACTGAATATTACTAGCAACTGAATGTATCAGTAGGATAATGTATTAAACATACAGGGACTCATGTCTTATTACTAGCAACTGAATGTATCAGTAGGATAATGTATTAAACATACAGGGACTCATGTCTTATTACTAGCAACTGAATGTATCAGTAGGATAATATATCAAACATACAGGGAATCATGTCTCATTATTAGTGACATCTTATTCATGGGTACACTTTTGTTAGtctttctttcaatttaaaTTTACAAGATCAAAATGTCTGGCCCTAAAACCATGCAGTAAAATGTGCGATAATGATTAACAAGGTACACAATAGTTACAAGGATGTGGAAGCTAAGACAGAGCAAAGGACCtattaaggcccggtcacactataccgattttttatcggaatactacccgattttcccggagggatcgaaacagccagttttttgttcgggtcttctagccatagtgataaaggacctgatttgctatctgttgagccattccgatgtggaatagccctctcctaacttttgatattgactccgtttccttttatcggatagctatccgatttctcttccgatttttaactttttttgatgtgacgtcacttcagaatgtagtccgttccagaacccctcagatttggagtaggtattcgaatattccactgcattcattacattcactaccacaaacctcactcttcggcctaaaatcggaaaaatcggaccgtattccgataaaatatcgctgtagtgtgaccgggcctttatgACTTTGGGTTCTCAAGCCTTCAATGAGCCAGTCTTCACAGCCAATTTACAGAAATTTGCAAATTGTCCTACAGAcctttaattaatttcacattaaTTAATTTGTGTTTTACACTTTCACCCAGAAATCTTTATTAAAGGCCATACATTGCTTTaccttgaaaagaaaagaaaaattaatcatTTTATAATAAAGCATTAGTCAATGCTGACAAATGCATTTTCAACCAGTTACAAATAGTAAAGTTTACAGCCTCATTAAAATTGTCCAAAATTATGAAACATGAACTTGTTTCTGGTTGGAGATCAGTTGCAAAAGATTGTCCCAGAGTTTGTCTGCCCTGACAcccatgtcccccccccccccccccctttgaatCCCTGTTCTATAAGTACCATACCACAATTACAAATTATCATATCAGCCTGAAAGGTTGTTTTGAAAAGTACCTAGTATTAATATTGCTCATCTGTTCCACATTACACCCAATTTTATATTATGCAAGACAGGTTGAAACATTTATACCCTGTATAGCCCATTTACAGACAAGATGTGTATATTCATAATTTCAGACTTGGATTTAACAAAATCTTGGACAAAAGCTTAGAATAATGACAGGACTCAGACTACAAAACTGCTTCTCACCCAATTCCACtacatataaaacatatagataaaagaaatacttttaaTACTCGGTTCTCCCAAATATGACTGGGAGTAAACATAACCTTAGGAATCCATGTACACCCATTGACATGGATCCATGTACACCCATTGACATGGATCCATGTACACCCATTGACATGGATCCATGTACACCCATTGATATGGATCCACCTACACCCATTGACATGGATCCATGTACACCCATTGACATGGATCCATGTACACCCATTGACATGGATCCATGTACACCCATTGATATGGATCCATGTACACCCATTGACATGGATCCATGTACACCCATTGACATTGATCCATGTACACCCATTGACATGGATCCATGTACACCCATTGACATGGATCCATGTACACCCATTGACATGGATCCATGTACACCCATTGACATGGATCCATGTACACCCATTGACATGGATCCATGTACACCCATTGACATGAATACATGTACACCCATTGACATGGATCCATGTACACCCATTGACTTGGATCCATGTACACCCATTGACATGGATCCATGTACACCCATTGACATGGATCCATGTACACCCATTGAAATGGATCCATGTACACCCATTGACATGGATCCATGTACACCCATTGACATTGTGATGGCTGCATGCCTTCTGGTTTGCAATGTGAAGTCAACTATCACACTACTACATAGCCCATTGGCCGTAACACCTCACCTGCATATATTACATCGTTTGTGTTCTACCATGTGACAACAAGGATACTGGAAGTCATCTCCTGAGTCATGGTGTGCGTTGTAATGTCCATCAGCTGCATAGCGAACAACCTGTATGAAACTGTGGCTGTCTATCATCATGTCTGGAAGCTGAGTTAACCGCCTGATTCTGGTAAGAAACACAGAGAGAAAGAAGATAACCAAAGTCTGGCTTCATTGTTATCAGATGAAGATAAAACTTACTACTCCTGACTTACCGCTCCTGAGAGCGTggtggctaaggcgtcggacttgtgatccaaggattgctggttcgattcctgcctaattcattatgttgtgtccttgggcaagatgctttatctcacttgcctctctccacccaggggttaaatgggtacttGTGAGACAACTTGttattgggcgcagtatataactgctgccgactggaggtattatctctgggacaggttatcattgacaaGGGGTattataacgtctgtaaagcccTTTGAGACCTATCACTGGTATAACgcgctatataaaaaataaaaaataaaaaaagcaaataagGAAATTAAGATCTTTGAGCAGAACTGATACAATCTAGTTACAACTGTGATGTCATAAACTAGTACCTCAAGATACGGTCAGTGATATAAACACTGATGTTCACTAATTTACTAattagttatcatgtttacagttTCAAACTTTGACTGTTAATCAGAAATGAACCCTGACCTCACAAGGACATGAGAAGTCTTGTACTTAATAAGAAGACTTATCCAccacaccaagtatgaagttcatccaagctttacaATTAAGAATTATGATTTAGCAATATTCACATTTGATCTCCTTTCTCAAATCTAATTTGACCACAAAAATATGACAGGGTTCTTATACTCACTAAGGTGGGTCTGCGTAGTcagtatgaagttcaaccaccatgtatgtttttcttgagttAATTGTTAACATGTCAAGCTGTCGACCACAAACACGCACTTACCCGGTTACATACCTACACAATCACACAGATTCCTTCTGCCTTTCTAACATAAAAAACATCATGTTTCCTTCTGAGGTGGTCATGCATGATCATCAATGCAGTGAACAGAAATCTTTAATTATTCCAAGCTTTGTAATTTATGTATATACTCATACTTGTCGATTCAATAAAACTGTTGAGATGTGTACATAGTAAGACCAggctatatatgtattaatgtgGACTTAGAGATCTTCAGACTCACTTGCTATACCATAGAGGTCGGTAACTTTAATAGAAGTATTACCTTGTGATGGAATACAGATATGTAGAATTGGGTGATAACTGTCATGTCTATTGGATAATTAGATTTCTTGCACTGGCCTTCAACATATTCAGTGTTAGAATGAGGCCTGCACATATTATTCTCAACCAGCGATTACTTCTTGCCCACAACATTATGCCTAGTTACACTACCGAGTATCTACTGTAGCATGTTCAATGTTACTTTCTATCTTGGCCTTCCACAGACCAAAAATCTATTACTGTCAGGAATGATCTCCTTGAGGCTGTAGTGAAATGTCTCTATCCTACATGGTTTTCCAGACAGTAGCATTTAACCTGCACAACACTCAATGTCTCCATGAACAGTGGAAGGACCAGCAGAATATCTTATATTATCTGTATCAGAGATAGCAAAGTGCTTGGCAACAGCAGCGCAGCAGTGATTTCAAGGTTATACATTAAAAGATTAACAGGCAAAACAGTACACATGGTCATAGGAAGTCAGACAGACAGTTCTCTGTAACAGTAAAGTAGTCTTGCTTTCTTGTGAGGATAGTCCAAATTAAAAGGAGATGAGGAGAGGTGATGGGGGAGGTGAAGGGTAGAGATGGAGGGTAGAGGTGGAGGGAGTGGTGgaggggagaggtggaggggagAGGTGAGGGGGAGAGGTGAAGAGGAGAGGTGAAGGGGGAGAGGTGAAGGGTAGTGATGGAGGGTAGAGGTGGAAGGAGTGGTGGGTAGAGGTGGAGGGGAGAGGTGAGGGGAGAGGTGAGGGGAGAGGTGAAGGGGAGAGGTGAAAGGGAGAGGTGAAGGGGAGAGGTGAAGGAGGAGGTGAagggggagaggtggaggggagaggtgaggggaggggtgacgGGGAGAGGTGAAGGGGAGAAGTGAAGGGGAAAGatgaaggggaggggtgaaggggAGAGGTGATGGGGAGAGGTAAAGGGGGAGGTGAAGGGGAGAGGTGAAGAAGGGATAAGAGGGGTCAGGGTGATGCCTTACCTTTGTTGGAAGGAATCAATCAAAGGGTCAGATATTTTGTCTGGATAGATCCATGCCTGACTGCTGAATCGAGATTTCTTTTCAGGTTCTTTGGCAATCAGATCATCAAGGTAGCCTTTAAACTCATATGGAGAAACATTCTGCATCTCTTCTCTTGAAATAAATTCTGATAGAGATAACAATCACCATAGTTACAAAGACATATTAGTACAACCTTGCATGCAGACCTCATGACAGTCAAAATATGCCTAACAATGCACCATTTTATTTCACTATTTTCAGACTCCCCTGTATGGGATTCAACTACAGCCACCCCAGGGCCACAACCACTTCTTTCTAACGTTCTGGATCTTTCCAAGATTACACCCTGATACCCTACAAGTTTTAACCAAGTGAATGTATATTAGTTACCCTGCAAAAATTTGGAGTTTAATGTCCTATGCTATATTGAACACACAAGGAGTAATAAATTGAAGACTAGCATTTTCAAACGAATGAATGTTGATCTAAATTAAGAATTTTTTGTACACGTAATCCATTTGTAAAACCTTGTGCTTGGCCAGTGGAATTCAGCATGCTGAACCCACAAGGCAGCCATatcattataacatttttaaacAACTTCAACAACAAGCTCATTACTGAAATTACATAAACAGTACATCAGCTTACCTGATAAGCTTGTAAGTTCTATTTACATCATGGAATTACTAATAAGTCAAATTTTCACACTTGTACAGatgtttatttacatatatttatttacatatatatgtgttagcATCCAGTCTATATATGGCAATCCCATGTTTTTATTGCCTCACCATCCTCATTCCCATCCATGGCCAAATCAGTATACCTGCAGggaaatcaaatgaaatgacAATATTTCTCCCTTTCAAGTTATTTGGCATTTGGCTTTGAAGTACACCTGAGAATTGATTGTCATGAGAACCTTAAGGACTTCATGGGGGAACTTCCTATCATTCTTATATAGGTAAATCAATTATTCTAATCCTTCTGAATCTTCAATTTCATATCTATCGGTACATATATTCACACACTAAGCAAACCTATGTGTGTGGATAGAATTGTCTGCCTTCCACTCTCTTTATGTAAATGGATATCTACACTGCtgtattacaacaacaaaatgaaaagatttttttttggcaaagcCTCAAGTCATTACCAGCACAGATACTGCAAAGTGTATAGACAAGGTAAGCAGTTGTTGGTTGCATTAGTGGTAATGTACTAAAGTACTGAAATAGTTAACCTCCAATCCTTGCACTAAAAAGGTCATAGTTGATTGGTCATGATTGGCAACGAGCCTAATTTGTTACATTCGTTAGTCGAAGCAACTGCTAAAAATCAGCTAGTCTGAGCCTATGATTTTCCTCATCTCCATGAAAAACAGATTCAAAAACTTTGAAACATTGTGCTAGTAAGCTAAAAACCGTACTTCTTTCTTCCCATATGGTTTTATACTCTGTAGGCCTTTGAGCAAAATGAGACAATGTATGAATGCTGAATTTTCCtgattatgaaagaaatgaacTCACAGTTTCCTCAGATCTCTCTCTACCAGATAAATATCAAATCCGTCTTCTATCGTACGTCTCATCTGCAGGAAAGAAGAAATCATGTGACCGCTGTGAATTTATTGCTCAAGGTGAGAAATGGCTACACAATCATGTTCTAGCTGTGCAACAaatggcaagaaaaaaaatggaaaaaaaaacccattgaatgtcaaaaaacaaaacaaaatgtcaagaAATTGGTTAGGAGATTGAAGGGTAATATGTACTACTGAAATTCAACTTGATAGCTGTGTCATGAACTCAACCAGGAATCAATTTAGCTTTTCTTTCAATTCTATTTCATAAAACTAGATGAAGCTATATGGTAACAACCACTGTCATAGCAGTACATCAAACCCAATGGGTCTATAGTaactttactgtacagtagacaGTATATGTTGTATGACTTTCAAAGTCCTTGCAGTCAAGGAGAAGGATTGTGCTTATCAAGGGGCACCCTTGACTTGCAAAACTCATATGGTTTACCACAGTTTAATAATATGAAGATTAGTACTGCATAATCTCACACATCACTTATTGGCCTCTCTGAACACACCTGCTGTTTATTTGTAGGCATAACTCACAAGGAAAATCACCAACCTACCAGCATTATTGCTGAAACATCACTACCAGCTGTTACCTGACTGTAGTTCATATATCTCACCGTAGAGAGACATTCCTGTAATGCTTGATGTTAGCTTAAGTAGTAACAGATTCAGatttgacaacaacaacaacaaaatcaagggtttaaaatgttattatagCCACTTAAATGTACAAATTTACAGCTGTATGTATGCAACTTTGAAGTGAACCAATTTTGGCAGCTCTAGTTGTACATGAACACTGCAAAAGTTAATTCACTTTTTCACAAAGTGACCGTGTGGAGCAAGCAAGTTTGTAGGGTTGGGGGACACATTCTATGCTAACAACAGTTTCATGAGAAGATATGGAACAGTTCAATTTCCTTTAGTTTATGTTAAACATGTGTGTAACGTTAGGTCAAGCTTGTCTTTCAGGAGTAGGAAAATCTCctttattttaaaaaacaagaaaggCCCTCTGTtaattaacccccccccccccaaaaaaaaaaaaaaacagtgcatAAATCATTTCCTTGTACTGAAATGGAATGTTCAGCAAATAGCTTAGTATTTACCTCATTAGTAATCTTTCCTCACAAAAATTACTGAATTTATATGAAGGTAGATCTGAAAATGCTGTTGTTTTAAACAGCATGCCTCTGTGTTCGATATAAAAATAGAATGCaagtatattttttatatattcctTCCATCTTCCCTGCAGATTTGACTCTGAGAAAATGAAGTTCCTTTCCCCACTGAGTGGTTTATTCTgccatttttcttttatattatgAGATTAACTGTAGGTCTGATTTTGCAAATTCAAACCATAATTTGCTTTTCCTCGCATTCAGTTCTACTTGGCAATATTCACCATGAGTGTCGTTGTACAAAAATAGTTTGTACACGGATCAGTGTTGAAGGTATGTACTCTCCTCCAAACTTATACTGATTAAAAATTGTCAACTATGAAATTACATGAAATTATATAGCAGTTTTGCTGGTTGCAACCTTCATGAACAATTGTGTTTTTAATAGaacatgttgtattttatatggTACCACACAAATGAACTCTGAATCAATCTCTGATTTGAAGTCCATATCCAGCTGAGAACAAACAGGTTGGAGATCACCACCTGTCAACAGGCAGCTTCCATAGAGACCAACCACAGTACAACCAGTAATAACTGTGTATGTGGCAATTGAAGCAATTGAACCTTTCTAGGTGTCTACTATCTGCCAGCTCTGTGTATTCCTTTAGCACAACAGGACTTATGCGGTAGTTAGTAGTTTGCAAGGTACCTAATCAATGTTCCTCTAATGACAATGGTTATTACAAACTTATAAGCAATAGTTCTCATACCCCTACAAAAACAATTCAATAACTTAAAGCTGTTCATCagaatatccccccccccccaattaaaaGTTGACTTGACATATGTTATTTTGATGATTCAGCAAGCTGCATATAACAACCTTCCAGACAATTGTGAATGCTGTTTGATCAATCACTGGGCAATCAGTTATCTCAGAAGATTTCAGGCACAATTTGGATTCCTTACAGCTATTTCATGATCTGACACTCAAGTCTCTGTCCACATAACACTTCACAAGCAATGAAACATATCTCAAACAGGGAAGTATAGAAGTATAGAACTTGCAGCTTGAACAAACTTTCTTCAAGATAATGATTGACAATAAGAGCTAACTGAACTGAAGTGTGCCTCTCAAACGATTTCAAGTTTGACTACTAAGATGAGGTAAAGAATACTTATAGAATGTTTCCAGTTCCTTGACTACGAACATATCCAAATGTGACCACCCGGGGGAAAAGATGCTGTTTCGCAGCAACCAGACAGTCTCAAATATCAATTCAATCTTGAACAGATTATCAGCCTGCATGCTATCAACTtgcaaaatatcaatatttttgcaTAAGGACATTACTGTAGAGTTACTCACAATACTGTTGTCTACATACTGTTTTACTGCCAAAATGTGATTATGTGACAACATCTTGGCATGGAGGTTTGACTGTCCTAATAACCAGGGATTTCTATTTAATACTGCTATACAGTAGTGCTGTTAGATTAGAGTGGATCAGCACTTCCAACTTGCCGTCGCAGTTGCATTAGCCAATGATGCAATACTCTTTAGTATAATTACAAGACAAAATCACAAACATTGCAAGTGGTGAATATTTAATTTACACAAATTCGGCATTACTAAACCATTAATTGCAACATTCAAGGACTGTAGTTGCACATTAACATagcattgaaataaaataagacAAGTCCCGAAACTGTGGGTTCAAACAGGGGTGTCAATCTGAATTgaaagtaggggggggggggtttgtacATAAGTGACCGATGTATGACTTTCTGGCAAATTTGGAAGCACTACTTGTTCAAGTAGTTTTACACCAATCTGATACATCATCCACAAACCATGCCTCTATGGAAACCAAACACACACATGCACCCAATAGGCAAGACATAAATGAAGAGGACATAACAAAGCATAAAGTCTACTCATGCACTGAAACCCATAGAGTAGCCAACTTCTGTGTCTGTTACCTCAGTTAGGCTTAGTCTCTGATCTCCATCTAGATCGAGAAGTCTCATCGACGGGTTAGATTGTTCCTGGTTGTGCGTAGAACTAGACTGCAAGCCTTGCTTCTCGGCTAGTTGAATCACATGATTACATTCCTCTTCGGTGAAGAAATCCTCCACCTCTGCAGGGCAAAAGAGATGGGACATTGTACTAGGAGACCTGACAATAACCCTTGAGTTGTGGGAGTACTTGCAGGCACTAAATTCAGTATACGATAGCTAATTTGATTGAAATGCGGACAGGGTTTGGTAAATGAACTCCTTATGTAAGTGGTGGGTTTTATAAACAGTCCTTTTGTCTTTATCGATCATTAAAAACTTCATTAACATAACTTACAAATACTTTTTTCAACAACATGAGATGGTACACATAATCATCTTACACTGCAACTTGTATAATTACATCACTACACTATGATGAAAAGTGAGTTTATTTAGACCATGTTGGTTAAAGCAATGTTAACTCTATAACCTCTGTAAACTGTAATAAATGATATGTTATAAGCAGAGGTATGTTAGACCTCATGAAACTCCATCTACAGACTTAACAAGACTGATATGTATGATCACAATCTTGCAAAGCAACAACTCTTTCAATCATACAgataatatatttaatacaatCCCCAGAACTCATAAAAAGAACCTTTAACCAAGATTTGTAATCAGATTGTCTGGCAAATTATGAAATCAGTGGATATAATGTTGGAAGAAGTAGCTACAGACACAGCCAGAGCTCTGTCTGTTTAGTTATTGGTATAGTATTAGCCTCCAGTTAACTTACTGTAGCTTACTAGAAGAACCTGGGAACCTCAAGGAACTTTTGACTTTCAACAACCTGCAAAAGGATGCTCGTAATCAGCAATCCAAATCTGTATATAGCTAGTAGCATGTCAGTGCTAATAGGGACAATGTAAGAATTAACAAAGGCTGGATTTTAGAATAGATACATAACAGCTTGTGGAACAGAGCAAAGCAATCTAACTCACCCAGCTTTGTAACTGATAATACTGTTGATACTGCAGCTTATTATTCACTTTATTTGCATCAGTGCACTCAATGCATTGTACTAGAATTTATCATTTCATACTACAACACACTGCTTTTGCTGAAATGATGTTGCTATggatttgaaaaataatttaacTGAGTACAAAGTGTGACAGGATGTTACTTTATTTTTATAAGTTGTGATCATGGTAACTAAGTGCAACATTAGACAATCTTTTCTATTCTGCATTGAAAAACAACGAAAGCCTAACAATTCAATGAGTTTCCATGCACGACATCATAAATTATGTACTTATCtaaataaaatgatttaattttaaaGTCTCAGTGTGTGTTTGCCTTTgaatttaaactttgacctaTCCAGgttactgcactaaaagctcagtgaaaataaaaccgttccatacaatatttatattaataatcattatttttattgagatATCTGTCGTTatacattttgagctgaataaaattcgccagattttttaacgagtccTTAGATTCAACAAACTTcactcaaaatttgcaagccccgcccaacagatcatgtgcCAAATCTGTTTTTTAGGCATAGGACTAACGAGTGGACGATacaagtataatatatataggttacattttgtgtagtgaacatgctgatatgggcgatTGTAGTGATATTACGGTAAACGTTCGCGCCATaaaggcaacagaaaataaatttctttctttcgattgcaaCAGCTTTtatccattaaacccaccttgtttgagtgcatttagaataagaaacattaaatTTGCTTCAGAAGTTTGTGAATCTGAAATTCATcaacaaacacgtattgagactttcatGGAACACTATTTCTACTTTTTAATGTTCTGCATTATGTATTGTTCAATTTTAGAATTCATTGTCCCTTGAAGAATTGTACCTGGCAAGCTTCACTCATTGTTTTATTGATTTCTCTGCAGTAAATACTTTtaacaattttacataactaATATTACACAGGTTTGAgtaaatactgtatgtatgtatgtaaggaGACTTTAGTAAAGAATGGCTCCATTAAACACTCACACTCACCAAATATAAGTGGTTTCATACTGATTGTTCAGGAGACATTAGTAAAGAATGGCTCCATCAAACACTCATACTTACCACATATAAGTGGTTTCATACTGATTGTTCAGGAGACATTAGTAAAGAATGGCTCCATCAAACACTCACACTTACCACATATAAGTGGTTTCATACTGATTGTTCAGGAGACATTAGTAAAGAATGGCTCCATCAAACACTCACACTTACCACATATAAGTGGTTTCATACTGATTGTTCAGGAGACATTAGTAAAGAATGGCTCCATCAAACACTCACACTTACCACATATAAGTGGTTTCATACTGACTGTTCAGGAGACATTTGTAAAGTATGGCTCCATCAAACACTCATACTTACCAAATATAAGTGGTTTCATACTGACTGTTTTAATGATATGGTTTTTGTTGTCTTGCAATTCCACCACCTGGACATGGCCTTCctggtaaaaaaaacaaacaaacttaagACCTCAGATCAAGCTAATTATTTTCCACAGCCACAACAACTTTAAATACTGTCCTTTAATATTTAATCTGTTAAACAGATATATCCCCTCCTTCTTGTAACATAACAGCTCTATTCTCATACAGAATCTCAATCCACATTTGATGAGCAAACCCAAAATTGTCTCTCATTATACACAACTCGTTGGAGAGTTAAATTAGATCACATCGTCACACATGTACTGTTACATTTGAAATTCCACAGGCAGCCCAACAAGTAGTGCCagataaaagaaaactttaacaGATGGCAAAACTATACAGAGGTCTTTATTTCTAGTACTATCAATTCTCTGTTTTTATAGTCATTTTAGTTACCGTACAATTCACTGAGTGGAACTGGGTAATTCAAAACTGATCACAACTGCAAATATCAAAATCTGAGAACATTTATACAGCTTCTGCACAATGAAGAATGTGAAGTCTCATAATGATCAAGTCCAGTGCTAACTCTTGTTGAATAATGGAACCTTGAGTACAGTACAGCACCTCTCATTCAACTTTTTCTCTACTCCCTAAATTACTCAGAACTCATACCGTAGTGTTTGGGGAGCATGAGAAACATTTTAGATGTTGTGAGGAAcattcttaaagggtgtgaagactcgcgcaaaaagaaacgtgtaatgccggtaatcttacctagtttcgaatgaggtgtaacagaagtgttagacaccaccatcgatcccagaaaatacgcacacagcatgctaccttcggtaattagacactagtgtacagtcagtactgtacatacagctgcgatTAATACCCACAACAAAGTGTATAAacgacatctcaggtccagctaaactggataacaaggtatcacgtttcattactgtctgaattttgtaccttcacttgcaagcaacagaaagtgaactttttcaaagcgtggcacgcggtttggggcgagtcttcaatgcctttaacattgGTGATCTGAAGAGCAATGCAAAGTCCTGAACATCCTAAATAACCAGCACTCAAAGACCATTGAGTTCTGTAACCA from Apostichopus japonicus isolate 1M-3 chromosome 2, ASM3797524v1, whole genome shotgun sequence harbors:
- the LOC139976901 gene encoding transmembrane prolyl 4-hydroxylase-like; this encodes MSWVMATASCKKGTVQLVVTKVITILLLLQLATVVKSQRNDDYEDTRHLYHDGSSLEEEKDVCTSATGCPESAHDMNLFRLEGHKEGHVQVVELQDNKNHIIKTVSMKPLIFEVEDFFTEEECNHVIQLAEKQGLQSSSTHNQEQSNPSMRLLDLDGDQRLSLTEMRRTIEDGFDIYLVERDLRKLYTDLAMDGNEDEFISREEMQNVSPYEFKGYLDDLIAKEPEKKSRFSSQAWIYPDKISDPLIDSFQQRIRRLTQLPDMMIDSHSFIQVVRYAADGHYNAHHDSGDDFQYPCCHMVEHKRCNICRYATIMVYLNDVEEGGETAFPVANNETYDEEVFRDSGKRNLNHYCQAANLKLLPRKGTAVLWYNHFVNETTGWMGAVDKLTWHGGCPVVRGNKWIMNRWIAATPERDQDIKINKVEV